One window from the genome of bacterium encodes:
- a CDS encoding WYL domain-containing protein, giving the protein MPEYKQLERALRILQRMMTYGRVTAQELHLDLFDGKESVRTIQRTLRFIENSHIPLVTERGAHGECFYSLPRAFKSIPVALSSDEVLAAILLSQFSDYFQGTQIGEDIVTVFEKIDQLVPPGSVAMATAFRDISDTFLVHEPGRVNLKPRGGVLRDLFRAILERRVCTVTYGRSGKTFEIHPYSLLFHSGSLYAVVYQPKHESWIHLALPRIEEIIPSEECFERDASFNLKDRVRSNFGIWSEAPERVKIRFEKTVAPSIAERIWHPSQSFEFLEGGDLVLSMTVGLSSELLAWVLRWERYAEVLDPLEFRRRVREALEKTISRYI; this is encoded by the coding sequence GTGCCCGAATACAAACAGCTTGAACGCGCGCTGCGAATCTTGCAGCGCATGATGACCTATGGCCGCGTCACCGCGCAGGAACTCCATCTCGATCTGTTCGATGGCAAGGAGTCTGTGCGCACCATTCAGCGGACGCTGCGCTTTATCGAAAACTCGCACATTCCGCTGGTGACCGAGCGCGGCGCGCATGGCGAGTGTTTTTACAGTCTGCCGCGCGCCTTCAAGTCTATTCCCGTGGCGCTGTCCTCCGATGAAGTCCTCGCTGCCATTCTGCTCAGCCAGTTTTCCGACTATTTTCAGGGCACCCAGATCGGCGAGGACATCGTCACAGTTTTCGAGAAGATCGACCAGCTTGTGCCGCCCGGATCGGTGGCTATGGCTACGGCCTTCCGCGATATTTCCGACACCTTTCTTGTCCATGAGCCGGGCCGTGTCAATCTGAAGCCGCGCGGCGGCGTGCTGCGTGATCTGTTCCGTGCCATTCTCGAACGCCGTGTCTGCACCGTCACCTATGGCCGCTCGGGCAAAACCTTTGAGATTCATCCGTACAGTCTGCTCTTTCACTCGGGTTCGCTCTATGCGGTGGTGTATCAACCCAAGCACGAAAGCTGGATTCATCTGGCCTTGCCGCGCATCGAAGAGATTATCCCTTCCGAAGAGTGCTTCGAGCGCGATGCGTCGTTTAATCTGAAAGATCGCGTCCGCAGCAATTTCGGCATCTGGTCCGAGGCTCCCGAACGGGTAAAGATCCGGTTTGAGAAGACCGTCGCCCCGTCCATTGCCGAGCGGATCTGGCATCCCAGCCAGAGTTTTGAATTTCTGGAGGGCGGCGATCTGGTACTCTCCATGACCGTTGGCCTCTCCTCGGAGCTTCTGGCCTGGGTCCTGCGATGGGAAAGATATGCGGAAGTGCTTGACCCACTTGAGTTTCGCCGTAGAGTCCGGGAGGCCCTCGAGAAAACTATTTCGCGCTATATTTAG
- a CDS encoding PAS domain S-box protein — MVKRDVSAPHSGKSTKLRQVAEDILKTRGKDSADSAPLMPDDVQRIAHELHVHQVELEAQNEELRRSQLELQMAYAKLADMFDFAPVGYFTLDQKGTILEANLTAALLLGMDRSKLIGRPFTRFIAPESLDAFYLYRRNALAARARHTLVAAMVKATGVPFVANLDSISAPDTSGKAPMLRVTLSDITPLADAERALRVSEEKYRTLIHNVPVVTWTRDSQGVFVFISPNIESVCGFTPEEVLGTDMRFWKRQVHPEDTPRVIHSFMQMLSKGEAADVEYRFRHKRGDWIWLQGRALRRIEESNSVRVDGILIDISERKRAEEQAKEAQRRQAFLEKQAALGQIAAAVAHEINNPLGGIQNAFLLLKKAVPPDHPNAMFVGLVEREIRRMAEIVRQMTMLYRPSAGKRCECDAVTAVKETLQILSSDSRSHGITFRFVTELPELAVRMGEGELRQVIYNLVINALQVSSPGKDIEIGFEHNGDVGRISVTDHGEGIPEDVLPHIFEPFYSRVKRGDQSSMGLGLSVSRSLVEGVGGAIEIQTKPGEGTTFTLVLSCPAK; from the coding sequence ATGGTTAAGCGAGACGTGTCCGCTCCTCATAGTGGAAAAAGCACCAAGCTGCGTCAGGTAGCGGAAGATATCCTTAAGACGCGCGGCAAGGACTCCGCCGATAGCGCGCCGCTTATGCCCGATGATGTGCAACGGATCGCACATGAATTGCATGTTCATCAGGTCGAACTCGAGGCCCAGAACGAAGAGTTGCGGCGGAGCCAACTGGAACTGCAAATGGCCTACGCCAAACTGGCGGACATGTTCGATTTTGCGCCGGTGGGCTACTTTACGCTGGACCAGAAGGGCACCATTCTGGAGGCCAATCTCACCGCCGCGCTACTGCTGGGAATGGATCGAAGCAAACTGATCGGAAGGCCTTTCACGCGCTTCATCGCACCGGAGAGCCTCGACGCCTTTTATCTCTATCGCCGCAATGCGCTCGCCGCCCGGGCACGGCACACGCTGGTGGCGGCCATGGTCAAGGCCACCGGAGTGCCCTTCGTGGCCAACCTCGACAGCATCTCCGCGCCGGATACGTCGGGTAAGGCTCCCATGCTGCGCGTGACCCTGAGCGACATTACCCCGCTGGCCGACGCCGAGCGCGCGCTGCGCGTAAGCGAAGAGAAATACCGCACGCTGATTCACAACGTTCCGGTGGTGACGTGGACGCGGGACAGCCAGGGGGTATTTGTGTTCATCAGCCCCAACATCGAATCGGTCTGCGGGTTTACTCCGGAAGAAGTGCTCGGCACCGACATGCGCTTCTGGAAACGGCAGGTGCATCCCGAGGATACGCCGCGTGTGATTCACAGCTTTATGCAGATGCTCTCCAAGGGCGAAGCGGCCGACGTGGAATACCGCTTCCGCCACAAGCGCGGTGACTGGATCTGGCTGCAAGGCCGCGCACTGCGCCGCATCGAAGAGAGCAATAGCGTGCGCGTGGACGGCATTCTGATCGACATCTCCGAGCGCAAACGCGCCGAGGAGCAGGCGAAAGAGGCCCAGCGCCGCCAGGCCTTCCTGGAAAAGCAGGCGGCCCTCGGACAGATTGCCGCCGCCGTGGCGCACGAGATCAACAATCCGCTCGGCGGCATCCAGAATGCGTTTTTGTTGCTGAAGAAAGCCGTCCCACCCGATCATCCCAATGCCATGTTCGTCGGGCTGGTCGAACGCGAGATCCGCCGCATGGCCGAGATCGTTCGCCAGATGACGATGCTCTACCGCCCTTCCGCCGGAAAACGTTGTGAATGCGATGCGGTGACCGCGGTCAAGGAGACGCTGCAAATTCTCTCCAGCGACAGCCGCTCCCACGGCATTACCTTCCGCTTTGTTACGGAACTTCCCGAACTGGCCGTGCGGATGGGCGAAGGAGAATTGCGGCAGGTCATTTACAACCTTGTGATCAATGCCCTGCAGGTCTCCTCTCCGGGCAAGGATATCGAAATCGGTTTCGAGCACAACGGGGATGTGGGGCGGATCTCCGTCACCGACCACGGCGAAGGAATTCCCGAAGATGTGCTGCCCCATATTTTCGAACCCTTCTACTCCCGCGTGAAGCGCGGCGATCAGAGCAGCATGGGCTTAGGCCTCTCGGTCTCCCGCAGCCTTGTCGAGGGTGTCGGCGGCGCCATCGAGATCCAGACCAAGCCCGGCGAAGGAACCACCTTTACCCTGGTGCTCTCTTGCCCGGCGAAATAG
- a CDS encoding chemotaxis protein CheB, with protein sequence MALLFSTQDIAPMPKKKTNPSFDDTSQPAELSQPSEETAPDVAAAGADRSDSTHAEAGTESRPDSTRHAATFPIVGIGASAGGLEAFERFFKAMPADAGMAFVIVQHLDPTHKSLLTELVRKFTQMPVQEIEDKVAVQSNTVYIIPPNCDLTISKGHLHLLDQSHVRGRRLPIDLFFHSMAADLEERAICIVLSGTGTEGTLGLKAIKERDGMVMVQSPDSAQYDGMPRSAVSTGLADFVLPPERMPEQLIAYVRRAAVPQGVKPTSPPPKPPSEQLTRILTQLRAQTGHDFSLYKQNTIIRRIERRMSVSHIDSLADYAHYLPQNPVEVETLFKELLIEVTNFFRDPDAFTAIRVKVIPALITHRPLDTPVRIWVPGCSTGEEAYSLAMLLRDYMDEHRREYKVQIFATDIDKEAIEVARAGAYTDSISADIPNDSYLRFFSKEGNTYQVRKPIRDMIVFAMQSVVKDPPFSKLDLVSCRNLMIYMGPELQRRVLRLFHYALKPGGYLFLGSSESVGEFSDLFTAVDRKWKIYERRGHMTPFPTGPTYAHEPAPSLPSPATERDLRPRDKVSLRDVAERSLLNTYAPAAVIINDRGDVLYIHGRTGKYLEPSSGEANMNIVAMARDGLRLELGTALRKALVQHEEVRYEHLRVRTNGDAQHINLVVRPLTEPDSVSGLLLVVFEEYTPPEPAETGGVFDAPEAAQRRITELEQELSATREYLRATVEELETTNEELKSVNEELQSANEELQSTNEELETSTEELQSVNEELMTVNVELETNLESLTRANNDLNNLLVSTDIGTIFLDDALCVERFTPAAARFVNLIPGDVGRPIAHLVANLENTTLVEDARAVIDTLKVCERELRTTEGRWCLVRVLPYRTVENVVQGAVISFIDITEQKRTQERLQVLTRAIEQSPSIVMITNLQGEIEYVNSRFTAVTGYTPEDVLGKPPRFLRSDEYAAEFFQQMWDTLLAGKEWHGELHNRKKNGDMFWETVVISPLRLAGGTMTQFVSVGEDVTALKQMEGLRRLAAVIHDSEDAISVLDFDGGILAWNRGATNTYGWTEAEALKLNLRDLIPGSLHSKMLETLHRLKEGHSPEPFRSMRRSRDGKPFEVWCTMSRLLGDNGQAFGISVTERNITGSASQPWDQRKS encoded by the coding sequence GTGGCGCTCTTGTTTTCTACTCAGGATATTGCGCCGATGCCTAAGAAGAAGACCAATCCATCGTTTGATGATACATCGCAGCCCGCAGAACTATCCCAGCCTTCGGAGGAAACGGCACCGGATGTAGCCGCAGCCGGAGCAGATCGGTCTGACAGCACCCATGCTGAAGCCGGGACAGAATCGCGGCCCGATAGCACCCGCCATGCAGCCACGTTCCCGATTGTAGGGATCGGTGCGTCAGCAGGCGGTCTGGAAGCGTTTGAACGTTTTTTCAAAGCCATGCCGGCGGATGCCGGAATGGCTTTTGTCATCGTCCAACATCTCGATCCGACCCATAAAAGTCTGCTTACGGAGCTGGTCCGTAAGTTTACCCAGATGCCGGTGCAGGAGATCGAGGATAAGGTGGCGGTGCAGTCCAATACCGTGTACATCATTCCGCCCAATTGCGACTTGACCATTTCCAAGGGACACTTGCACTTGCTCGACCAGTCCCATGTGCGTGGTCGGCGGTTGCCGATAGATCTCTTCTTCCACTCAATGGCCGCGGACTTGGAGGAGCGGGCCATCTGCATCGTGCTCTCGGGAACGGGGACCGAAGGCACGCTGGGCCTGAAGGCGATCAAAGAGCGCGATGGCATGGTGATGGTGCAGTCACCGGATTCCGCCCAATATGACGGCATGCCGCGCAGCGCGGTCTCCACCGGACTGGCGGACTTCGTGCTTCCGCCCGAACGCATGCCCGAGCAGCTCATCGCCTACGTTCGCCGTGCCGCCGTGCCGCAAGGTGTGAAACCCACCTCGCCGCCGCCCAAGCCGCCCAGCGAGCAGTTGACCCGCATCCTCACCCAGTTGCGCGCACAGACCGGCCACGATTTTTCCCTTTATAAGCAAAACACGATCATCCGCCGGATTGAGCGGCGGATGTCGGTCAGCCACATCGACAGCCTGGCCGATTACGCGCACTACCTGCCGCAGAACCCGGTGGAAGTGGAAACGCTCTTCAAAGAGCTGCTGATTGAAGTCACCAATTTTTTCCGCGATCCGGACGCCTTCACCGCGATCCGCGTTAAGGTCATTCCCGCGCTGATCACGCACCGCCCGCTGGACACGCCTGTGCGCATCTGGGTTCCCGGCTGCTCCACCGGCGAAGAGGCCTACAGCCTGGCCATGCTGCTGCGCGACTACATGGATGAGCACCGCCGCGAGTACAAGGTGCAGATCTTTGCCACCGATATCGACAAGGAAGCGATTGAAGTCGCCCGTGCCGGCGCCTACACCGACAGCATCAGCGCGGACATTCCCAACGACTCCTATTTGCGCTTCTTCAGCAAGGAAGGCAATACCTATCAGGTGCGCAAGCCGATCCGCGATATGATTGTCTTTGCGATGCAGAGCGTGGTCAAGGATCCGCCGTTCTCCAAGCTGGATCTGGTGAGCTGCCGCAACCTGATGATCTACATGGGACCGGAACTGCAACGGCGCGTGCTGCGTCTGTTCCACTATGCGCTGAAGCCGGGCGGCTATCTGTTCCTCGGCAGCTCCGAGAGCGTGGGCGAGTTTTCCGATCTGTTCACCGCGGTCGACCGCAAGTGGAAAATCTACGAGCGCCGCGGCCATATGACGCCGTTCCCCACGGGACCGACCTACGCCCACGAGCCCGCGCCCTCTCTGCCGTCCCCGGCCACCGAGCGCGACCTCCGGCCCCGTGACAAGGTCAGTCTGCGCGATGTGGCCGAACGCTCCCTGCTGAACACCTATGCGCCCGCCGCCGTCATCATCAACGACCGGGGTGACGTGCTCTATATTCATGGCCGCACCGGCAAATACCTCGAACCGTCCTCCGGCGAGGCCAACATGAACATCGTCGCCATGGCCCGCGACGGGCTGCGGCTGGAACTGGGCACGGCTCTGCGCAAGGCCCTGGTCCAGCATGAGGAAGTCCGCTATGAGCATCTCCGTGTGCGCACCAACGGCGATGCGCAGCATATCAATTTGGTCGTCCGTCCGCTGACCGAACCGGACTCCGTTTCGGGATTGCTGCTGGTGGTCTTCGAGGAATACACTCCGCCTGAGCCGGCGGAGACGGGCGGCGTCTTCGACGCTCCCGAGGCCGCCCAGCGCCGGATTACCGAACTGGAGCAGGAACTCAGCGCCACCCGCGAGTATCTGCGGGCCACCGTCGAGGAACTGGAAACGACCAACGAGGAGCTGAAGTCCGTCAACGAGGAACTGCAATCCGCCAATGAAGAGTTGCAGAGCACCAATGAGGAACTTGAAACCTCCACCGAAGAGCTGCAATCGGTCAACGAAGAGCTGATGACGGTCAACGTCGAACTGGAGACCAATCTCGAAAGCTTGACGCGGGCCAACAACGACCTGAACAACCTGCTGGTGAGCACCGACATCGGCACCATCTTCCTCGACGATGCGCTGTGTGTCGAGCGCTTCACCCCTGCCGCGGCGCGCTTCGTCAACCTGATTCCCGGCGACGTGGGCCGTCCGATTGCGCATCTGGTCGCCAATCTGGAAAACACTACGCTGGTCGAGGATGCCCGCGCGGTGATCGACACTCTGAAGGTGTGCGAACGGGAATTGCGCACCACGGAGGGACGCTGGTGTCTCGTCCGTGTGCTGCCCTATCGAACCGTGGAAAACGTGGTGCAGGGCGCAGTGATCTCCTTTATCGACATTACCGAGCAGAAGCGCACCCAGGAGCGGCTGCAGGTGCTGACGCGCGCCATCGAGCAGTCGCCCAGCATCGTCATGATCACCAATCTGCAGGGCGAAATCGAATATGTTAACTCCCGCTTCACCGCAGTGACCGGCTACACGCCGGAGGATGTCCTGGGCAAACCGCCGCGTTTCCTGCGCTCGGACGAGTATGCGGCGGAATTCTTCCAGCAGATGTGGGACACGCTGCTTGCCGGCAAGGAGTGGCACGGCGAACTGCACAACCGCAAGAAGAACGGCGATATGTTCTGGGAGACGGTGGTCATCTCGCCGCTGCGGCTGGCGGGCGGAACCATGACGCAGTTCGTGTCGGTCGGCGAGGATGTCACCGCTCTCAAGCAAATGGAGGGCTTGCGCCGGCTGGCGGCGGTGATTCATGATTCGGAAGACGCGATCAGCGTCCTCGATTTTGACGGCGGGATTCTCGCCTGGAACCGCGGTGCAACCAATACCTACGGCTGGACGGAAGCAGAAGCGCTGAAATTGAACCTCCGCGACCTGATCCCCGGCAGCCTGCATAGCAAGATGCTGGAAACACTACACCGCCTGAAGGAGGGCCACTCGCCCGAACCGTTCCGCTCGATGCGGCGGTCGCGCGACGGCAAGCCGTTTGAAGTGTGGTGTACGATGAGCCGCCTCCTCGGAGACAATGGGCAGGCCTTCGGCATCTCCGTCACCGAACGCAATATCACCGGGAGTGCGTCCCAGCCCTGGGACCAACGCAAATCCTGA
- a CDS encoding helix-turn-helix domain-containing protein, whose translation MAAQPHFFPHQFVSSLSASPAPGTSFPDWPARPVTRPSSNFSDAQRTFETQFIHQALREHRGNISRTADAIGMSRRNLQLKIQKLGIDIDAFRPAIHEPIED comes from the coding sequence ATGGCTGCGCAACCGCATTTCTTCCCACATCAGTTTGTTTCAAGTCTGTCCGCATCTCCCGCGCCGGGCACGTCCTTTCCCGACTGGCCGGCCCGGCCTGTCACCCGCCCATCGTCCAATTTCTCCGACGCCCAACGCACTTTCGAAACCCAGTTCATACATCAGGCTCTGCGGGAGCACCGGGGCAACATCAGCCGCACCGCTGATGCCATCGGCATGTCCCGCCGCAATCTGCAGCTCAAAATTCAGAAGCTCGGCATAGACATCGACGCCTTCCGCCCCGCCATCCACGAGCCGATAGAAGATTAA
- the polX gene encoding DNA polymerase/3'-5' exonuclease PolX: MKKDRLSRVGNAEIAEIFNTMAGLLDIEGANPFRIRAYRTAAYTVGNLAQNVSDLVKQNEDLSTLPGIGKDLAAKIEEIVNTGTLSKLQELEKETPQTLIELMRMPGLGPKRIKLLYHELGVKDLDTLKAALNSEQITTVSGFGEKTIQRLREQITQTQQWEQRVKISVADDVATRMVDYLRGANGVKECIAAGSYRRRKETVGDLDMLVTCTRHSDVMERFIRYGGVARVLSHGDTRSTVVLSSGFQVDVRVVPQASYGAALLYFTGSKPHNITLRKMALERHLKINEYGVFKGARSIAGRTEEEMYATLGLPYIEPELRENLGEIEVALQGELPDLVDLGDIRGELHAHTTESDGRSTLEEMAQAAKARGYKYLAISDHSQRLAMARGLDPKRLRVQMAAIDKLNAKLKGIVILKSSEVDILEDGSLDLPDEILARLDVVTCSVHSLFKLPLAKQTERIIRAMDNPYFNILGHPTGRLINQRPPYEVDMQKILLAARERGCFMEVNAHPDRLDLNDMHCRMAKDLGVKIAICTDAHTTQDLNLMRYGVWQARRGWLSADDVLNTRTWTQLKKLLKRK, from the coding sequence ATGAAGAAAGATAGATTATCGCGGGTCGGCAACGCGGAAATTGCCGAAATTTTCAATACGATGGCTGGCCTGCTGGATATTGAAGGCGCCAATCCCTTCCGCATCCGTGCCTATCGTACTGCCGCTTACACCGTAGGCAATCTCGCGCAGAATGTGTCCGATCTGGTCAAACAGAATGAGGATCTCTCCACGCTGCCGGGAATCGGCAAGGATCTGGCCGCCAAGATCGAGGAGATCGTCAACACCGGGACACTTTCCAAACTTCAGGAACTGGAGAAGGAGACCCCGCAGACGCTGATCGAGCTGATGCGCATGCCCGGGCTGGGTCCCAAGCGGATTAAGCTGCTCTATCATGAATTGGGTGTGAAGGATCTGGACACCCTGAAAGCCGCGCTGAACAGCGAGCAGATCACCACCGTTTCCGGCTTCGGTGAAAAGACGATCCAGCGCCTGCGTGAACAGATAACCCAGACCCAGCAGTGGGAACAGCGCGTCAAGATTTCCGTAGCCGATGACGTTGCGACCCGTATGGTAGACTACTTGCGCGGCGCCAACGGCGTCAAGGAATGCATTGCCGCAGGCAGCTACCGCCGCCGCAAGGAAACCGTTGGCGACCTGGATATGCTGGTGACCTGCACCCGTCACTCGGATGTGATGGAGCGGTTCATCCGCTATGGCGGCGTGGCCCGCGTCCTGTCTCATGGCGACACCCGCTCCACGGTGGTGCTGTCCTCGGGATTTCAGGTGGATGTGCGCGTGGTGCCGCAGGCCAGTTACGGTGCGGCCCTGCTCTATTTCACTGGCTCCAAGCCGCACAACATCACCCTGCGCAAGATGGCCCTCGAACGGCATCTGAAGATCAACGAATACGGCGTCTTCAAAGGCGCCAGGAGCATCGCAGGCAGAACTGAAGAAGAGATGTACGCCACTCTCGGCCTGCCCTACATCGAGCCCGAACTGCGGGAGAACCTCGGTGAAATCGAGGTTGCTCTGCAGGGCGAGTTGCCGGATCTTGTGGACCTCGGCGACATTCGCGGCGAATTGCATGCGCACACCACCGAGTCCGATGGCCGCAGCACACTCGAAGAGATGGCACAGGCTGCCAAGGCGCGCGGCTACAAATACCTGGCCATCAGCGATCATTCCCAGCGTCTGGCCATGGCCCGCGGCCTCGATCCCAAACGGCTGCGAGTCCAGATGGCCGCCATTGACAAGCTGAATGCCAAACTGAAAGGCATCGTCATTCTCAAATCCTCCGAGGTGGATATTCTGGAAGACGGTTCGCTCGATTTGCCCGATGAGATCCTTGCCCGGTTGGACGTGGTGACCTGTTCGGTGCACTCGCTGTTCAAACTTCCCCTGGCCAAACAGACCGAGCGGATCATCCGCGCCATGGACAATCCCTATTTCAACATTCTCGGCCATCCCACGGGCCGCCTGATTAACCAGCGTCCACCCTATGAAGTGGACATGCAGAAAATTCTGCTGGCCGCCCGCGAGCGCGGTTGCTTCATGGAAGTGAATGCCCATCCCGACCGCCTCGACCTGAATGACATGCACTGCCGCATGGCGAAGGATCTGGGGGTGAAGATCGCCATCTGCACCGACGCGCACACGACGCAGGACCTGAACCTGATGCGCTATGGCGTCTGGCAGGCGCGGCGCGGCTGGCTGTCCGCCGACGATGTGCTGAATACCCGCACCTGGACCCAATTGAAGAAGCTATTGAAGCGAAAGTGA
- the rmuC gene encoding DNA recombination protein RmuC, protein MLTPTDFLLFAAITLVAASVPVLLVLRRLRAEDNSAKILEQLAAMEKRLCDENLRLRESFERALRESGEAHGRVQLDATERLMAQIRLSLDAMRADNESKLEKIRATVDEKLQTTLENRLGESFKLVSERLELVHKGLGEMQSLASGVGDLKRVLTNVRSRGTFGEVQLAALLEQVLTPAQYDCNCATIPGSSERVEFAIRLPGRDDDTSIVHLPIDAKFPQEDYLRLQDAYEAGDQAALDAARKALRTRLLNEAATIRAKYVSPPHTTDFALLFLPTEGLYAEVLRIGGVAEAMQTDQHVILVGPTTLYAVLSSLQMGFRTLAIEKRSSEVWTILAAVKTEFGKFGESLSAVSRKLQEASNKIEDSAKRSRAVERTLRQVEALPEHEAVRLIPPTEAGGNGSA, encoded by the coding sequence ATGCTCACCCCTACCGATTTTCTGCTCTTCGCCGCGATTACGCTCGTGGCCGCGTCTGTGCCGGTGCTGCTGGTGCTGCGGCGGCTGCGCGCGGAAGACAACAGCGCGAAGATTCTCGAGCAGCTTGCCGCTATGGAAAAACGGCTGTGCGATGAGAATCTGCGGCTGCGGGAATCCTTCGAGCGCGCGCTGCGGGAATCGGGCGAGGCTCATGGCCGCGTGCAACTTGATGCTACCGAACGGCTGATGGCCCAGATCCGCCTCAGCCTCGATGCCATGCGCGCCGACAATGAGAGTAAGCTCGAGAAGATCCGCGCCACGGTGGATGAAAAGCTGCAAACCACCCTCGAGAACCGTCTGGGCGAATCCTTCAAACTCGTCAGCGAGCGGCTCGAACTGGTGCACAAAGGACTCGGCGAAATGCAATCGTTGGCCAGCGGGGTGGGGGACCTCAAACGGGTGCTCACCAATGTGCGTTCACGCGGGACCTTCGGCGAAGTGCAGCTTGCCGCACTGCTGGAGCAGGTGCTGACGCCTGCGCAGTATGACTGCAACTGTGCCACCATTCCCGGCAGCAGCGAACGCGTGGAGTTTGCTATCCGCCTGCCCGGACGCGATGACGACACGAGCATTGTCCATCTGCCGATTGACGCCAAATTCCCGCAGGAAGACTACCTGCGGCTGCAGGATGCCTATGAAGCCGGCGATCAGGCTGCACTGGATGCCGCCCGCAAGGCGCTGCGCACACGGCTGCTGAATGAGGCGGCCACGATCCGCGCCAAGTATGTTTCTCCGCCGCACACCACCGATTTTGCGTTGCTGTTTCTGCCCACGGAAGGACTCTATGCCGAAGTCCTGCGCATCGGCGGCGTGGCTGAGGCCATGCAGACCGACCAGCATGTGATTCTCGTCGGCCCGACTACCCTCTATGCTGTGCTCAGTAGCCTGCAGATGGGATTCCGCACGCTGGCCATCGAAAAGCGCTCCAGCGAAGTCTGGACGATTCTCGCCGCCGTCAAGACCGAGTTCGGCAAGTTCGGCGAATCTTTGAGCGCCGTCAGCCGCAAGCTGCAGGAAGCATCCAACAAGATCGAAGACAGCGCCAAACGTTCACGAGCCGTCGAGCGCACCTTGCGTCAGGTGGAAGCGCTGCCCGAGCATGAAGCCGTGCGTCTGATTCCACCAACAGAGGCAGGAGGTAACGGCAGCGCTTGA